In one window of Balnearium lithotrophicum DNA:
- the lysA gene encoding diaminopimelate decarboxylase produces MKEIFPKLYYKSKELFFEDVPLKDVAEREGTPTYVYSKGALQYWFEEFDSAFNEVSHTTCFAVKSNSNIQVLKVLRELGAGADTVSVGEIFRALTAGIDPKKIVFAGVGKREDELTYALERGILMVNVESEGELLLLNKVGEKLKRRAPFAIRVNPDVNPKTHPYISTGLKSAKFGVTFDRALELYKKAKELRWLNPVGVHFHIGSQITDVSAFREAAEKVAEFVKEIRSFGIEIEYFDAGGGLGINYHPDERVVPAKELAEEIVPIVKELDCHLILEPGRRIAGNAGVLLTRVLYVKKREEKTFYIVDAGMNDLSRLALYNAYHHILPLEEKKEETVVADVVGPICETGDILAKERELPVLKEGDLLAILSAGAYGFTMASNYNSRPRPPEVLIDGDKFRVIREREKLGDLISREEVL; encoded by the coding sequence ATGAAGGAAATATTTCCAAAACTCTACTACAAATCAAAGGAACTGTTCTTTGAGGATGTTCCTTTAAAGGATGTTGCAGAGAGGGAAGGAACTCCTACCTACGTTTACAGTAAGGGAGCTCTCCAGTACTGGTTTGAGGAGTTTGATTCAGCGTTTAACGAAGTCTCCCATACGACCTGTTTTGCAGTAAAGTCAAACTCCAACATTCAAGTCTTAAAGGTTCTAAGGGAACTTGGAGCAGGAGCTGACACCGTTTCCGTTGGAGAAATTTTCAGAGCTCTAACTGCAGGAATTGACCCGAAGAAAATCGTATTCGCCGGCGTTGGAAAGAGGGAGGATGAACTTACCTATGCCCTCGAAAGGGGAATCTTAATGGTAAACGTTGAGTCTGAGGGGGAACTTCTCCTTCTCAACAAAGTAGGTGAGAAACTGAAAAGGAGAGCTCCGTTTGCCATAAGAGTAAATCCGGACGTTAATCCAAAAACACACCCTTACATTTCAACAGGTCTAAAGAGTGCAAAGTTTGGAGTGACGTTTGATAGGGCTTTGGAGCTCTACAAAAAAGCAAAGGAACTGAGGTGGCTAAATCCGGTAGGAGTTCACTTCCACATAGGTTCCCAAATTACAGACGTTTCGGCTTTTAGAGAGGCAGCTGAAAAGGTTGCTGAATTTGTGAAAGAGATTCGCTCGTTTGGTATAGAAATAGAGTACTTTGATGCAGGAGGGGGTTTAGGAATCAACTACCACCCAGACGAAAGAGTTGTTCCTGCTAAAGAGTTAGCAGAGGAAATAGTTCCAATTGTTAAGGAACTTGACTGCCACCTCATTTTGGAACCTGGAAGGAGAATTGCTGGAAATGCCGGAGTCCTTTTAACGAGGGTTCTCTACGTTAAGAAAAGGGAGGAGAAAACGTTTTACATAGTTGATGCTGGAATGAACGACCTTTCAAGACTGGCCCTCTACAATGCATACCACCATATACTGCCCCTCGAGGAAAAGAAAGAAGAAACGGTTGTTGCAGACGTTGTAGGCCCAATATGTGAAACGGGAGATATTCTGGCTAAAGAAAGAGAGTTACCGGTTTTGAAGGAGGGAGACTTATTAGCCATATTGAGTGCAGGAGCATACGGATTTACAATGGCCTCAAACTACAACTCAAGGCCAAGGCCCCCAGAAGTTCTGATAGATGGGGATAAATTTAGAGTAATAAGGGAAAGGGAAAAATTGGGAGACCTAATATCTCGGGAGGAAGTCCTTTAA
- a CDS encoding prephenate dehydrogenase, whose product MEWEFNEICIVGLGLIGGSFALNLKLKGFPGKITAVDINPEAVEKGIELKIIDKGSLKYSIVSSADLVVIATPVGVYKNVIENLKPYIKEGTVVTDLGSVKGKLVYTCEELLKGVAPFVGGHPIAGTEKSGVENAVENLFVNAKFVVTPTENTDRDALEKVKNLWRNLGSEVIEMEPFYHDKVFAAVSHLPHVVAYSIVSAIDELSEDLKTNLFDYTGGGFRDFTRIAMSDPVMWRDICIENSENILRSIESFKRAIEEVERLIRAKDKEKLKEFFEKAREKRSLVK is encoded by the coding sequence TTGGAATGGGAATTTAACGAAATCTGCATAGTTGGATTGGGACTCATTGGAGGTTCATTTGCACTCAATCTAAAACTGAAGGGGTTTCCAGGAAAGATAACTGCCGTTGATATCAACCCGGAGGCCGTTGAAAAGGGAATAGAGCTTAAAATCATAGATAAGGGAAGTTTAAAGTACTCCATAGTTTCAAGTGCCGACCTCGTTGTAATAGCTACGCCCGTTGGAGTCTACAAAAACGTCATTGAAAACTTAAAACCCTACATAAAAGAGGGAACGGTTGTAACAGACTTAGGTAGTGTTAAGGGAAAGCTTGTATACACCTGTGAGGAACTACTAAAGGGAGTAGCCCCCTTCGTTGGAGGTCATCCAATAGCTGGAACTGAAAAGTCCGGTGTTGAAAATGCCGTTGAGAACCTGTTTGTAAATGCAAAATTCGTAGTAACACCAACGGAGAATACAGACAGGGATGCACTTGAAAAGGTAAAAAACCTGTGGAGAAATTTGGGTTCAGAAGTAATTGAAATGGAGCCATTCTACCACGATAAGGTCTTTGCCGCTGTTAGCCACCTTCCACACGTTGTTGCCTACTCGATAGTTTCCGCAATAGATGAGCTCTCTGAGGATTTGAAAACCAATTTATTCGATTACACCGGTGGTGGTTTTCGTGACTTTACAAGGATAGCAATGAGCGACCCTGTTATGTGGAGGGACATCTGTATTGAAAACAGTGAAAATATTCTAAGGTCCATAGAATCGTTTAAAAGGGCCATTGAGGAGGTGGAGAGGCTCATAAGGGCTAAGGACAAGGAGAAGCTCAAGGAATTCTTTGAAAAGGCAAGGGAGAAGAGGAGTTTAGTCAAATGA